In a genomic window of Aeromonas veronii:
- the rsmD gene encoding 16S rRNA (guanine(966)-N(2))-methyltransferase RsmD, whose protein sequence is MPRVKSSRSKPSKSPAPQGKSGFVRIISGQWRGRKLPVKDVEGLRPTTDRVKETIFNWLAPHIRGTRCLDLFAGSGGLGLEALSRYAEQVTLIEMDKGAADQIKKNLTALGSNQGQVIQSDAVSWLQGPATPFDLVFLDPPFRRELLPQVCELLEQRGWLAADALIYLEREKEMSDLPLPASWQLLKDKQAGQVCYQLYLREVNNEAGL, encoded by the coding sequence ATGCCCAGAGTGAAATCCAGCCGTAGCAAACCGAGCAAGAGTCCCGCCCCGCAAGGAAAATCGGGCTTTGTAAGAATCATCAGCGGCCAGTGGCGAGGCCGCAAATTGCCGGTCAAGGATGTGGAGGGGCTCAGACCCACCACGGATCGCGTCAAGGAGACCATCTTCAACTGGCTGGCTCCCCACATTCGTGGCACCCGCTGCCTGGATCTGTTTGCCGGTAGCGGCGGACTCGGACTGGAGGCGCTGTCGCGCTATGCCGAGCAGGTGACCCTGATCGAGATGGACAAAGGGGCCGCCGACCAGATCAAGAAGAACCTGACCGCCCTCGGCAGCAATCAGGGTCAAGTGATCCAGTCAGATGCAGTGAGCTGGCTGCAAGGCCCGGCGACGCCGTTTGATCTGGTGTTCCTCGATCCGCCGTTTCGCCGCGAGCTGCTGCCGCAAGTTTGCGAGCTGCTGGAACAACGCGGCTGGCTGGCAGCGGATGCCCTGATCTATCTGGAACGGGAAAAAGAGATGTCCGATCTGCCGTTGCCGGCCAGCTGGCAACTACTCAAAGACAAACAAGCCGGTCAGGTCTGTTATCAACTCTATCTGCGGGAGGTAAACAATGAAGCGGGTCTTTAA
- the can gene encoding carbonate dehydratase, translating to MKLLNDLFTNNREWAERIKAEDPAFFATLSAQQAPEYLWIGCSDSRVPANQLMGLLPGDVFVHRNVANLVVHTDFNCLSVLQYAVEVLKVKHIIICGHYGCGGVKAAMQNQELGLIDNWLRNIKDVYFKYREQLDAIEDEHERFDYLCELNVAEQVANVCHTTIIQNAWRKGQELAVHGWIYGIKDGLLHDLDLCISGPDQIPDVYRAWPDMRPPHRRR from the coding sequence GTGAAACTGTTGAACGACCTGTTTACCAACAATCGTGAGTGGGCCGAACGGATCAAGGCCGAAGATCCTGCCTTCTTTGCCACCCTTTCTGCCCAGCAGGCCCCCGAATACCTCTGGATCGGTTGTTCCGACAGCCGGGTCCCCGCCAACCAGCTGATGGGCTTGCTGCCGGGGGATGTCTTCGTCCACCGCAACGTCGCCAACCTGGTGGTGCACACCGATTTCAACTGCCTCTCGGTGCTGCAATACGCGGTTGAGGTGCTCAAGGTGAAGCACATCATCATCTGTGGCCACTATGGCTGCGGTGGCGTCAAGGCGGCGATGCAGAACCAGGAGCTGGGGCTCATCGACAACTGGCTGCGCAACATCAAGGATGTCTACTTCAAGTATCGCGAACAGCTGGATGCCATCGAAGATGAGCACGAGCGCTTCGACTACCTGTGCGAGCTGAACGTGGCCGAGCAGGTTGCCAACGTCTGCCACACCACCATCATCCAGAATGCCTGGCGCAAGGGGCAGGAGCTGGCGGTGCATGGCTGGATCTACGGGATCAAGGATGGCTTGCTGCACGATCTCGATCTCTGCATCAGCGGGCCGGATCAGATCCCTGACGTCTATCGCGCCTGGCCGGACATGCGTCCGCCCCACCGTCGGCGCTAG
- the rpoH gene encoding RNA polymerase sigma factor RpoH, translated as MGTSLQRTMALIPQGSLEGYIQAVNSIPVLSAEEERELAERLQQDGDLEAARQLVMSHLRFVVHVAKSYAGYGLPQADLVQEGNIGLMKAVKRFDPTVGVRLVSFAVHWIKAEIHEYVLRNWRMVKVATTKAQRKLFFNLRKSKKRLGWLNHEEVQAVAADLGVSASDVTEMEARMANYDQAFDLVGDDEEEGGFAPVHYLEDKSSDLAATIENDNWDDHATRRLSSALATLDERSQHIIRARWLDDDSKTTLQELADTYGVSAERVRQLEKNALKKLKDAMEA; from the coding sequence ATGGGAACTTCATTGCAGCGCACTATGGCTCTGATTCCGCAAGGTAGTCTGGAAGGCTATATCCAGGCAGTAAACTCTATTCCGGTGCTGAGCGCAGAGGAAGAGCGTGAACTGGCTGAGCGTTTGCAGCAGGATGGCGATCTTGAGGCTGCCCGCCAGCTGGTTATGTCGCACCTGCGCTTTGTCGTTCATGTCGCCAAGAGTTATGCCGGTTACGGCCTGCCTCAGGCCGATCTGGTACAGGAAGGCAACATCGGCCTGATGAAGGCGGTCAAGCGCTTCGACCCGACGGTCGGCGTGCGTCTGGTCTCCTTCGCCGTACACTGGATCAAGGCCGAAATCCACGAATATGTATTGCGCAACTGGCGCATGGTCAAGGTGGCGACCACCAAGGCCCAGCGCAAGCTCTTCTTCAACCTGCGTAAATCCAAGAAGCGTCTGGGCTGGCTGAACCACGAAGAGGTTCAGGCCGTGGCGGCCGATCTCGGCGTCTCCGCAAGCGATGTGACCGAGATGGAAGCGCGGATGGCCAACTACGATCAGGCGTTCGATCTGGTGGGTGACGATGAAGAAGAGGGCGGTTTCGCACCGGTTCACTATCTGGAGGACAAATCCTCCGATCTGGCCGCGACCATCGAGAATGACAACTGGGACGATCACGCGACCCGTCGCCTAAGCTCGGCCCTCGCCACCCTGGACGAGCGCAGCCAGCACATCATCCGCGCCCGCTGGCTCGATGATGACAGCAAGACCACTCTGCAGGAGCTGGCCGATACTTACGGCGTCTCTGCCGAGCGCGTGCGTCAGCTTGAGAAGAACGCACTCAAGAAGCTGAAAGATGCCATGGAAGCCTGA
- the ftsY gene encoding signal recognition particle-docking protein FtsY translates to MAKGLFSWLGFGRKKEEAEAVQPQTPQATPVTVEPEVAATPAPVSDSTPAVAPEVPASAKNTVLQDDCCLPTELDDQGPLVVEECASDLEPVIVNEALLAEEERAAAEAQAAEAARIAAEAQAAEIARIAAEAQAAEEARIAAEARAAEEARLAAEARAAEEARIAAEARAVEEARIAAEAQAAEEARIAAEARAAQEARIAAEARVAEEARIAAEARAAQEARIAAEAQAAEEARIAKEAQRAEDLRLVAAMEAEAAALAALPLAAKVDDDTQDKPQREGFFARLKRSLVRTKENIGSGFFGLFRGKKIDDELFEELETQLLTADLGVDTTSRIIEGLVQHADRKQLKDAEALYGLLKQDMGEMLAKVEQPLVIDTSKKPYVILMVGVNGVGKTTTIGKLAKQFQAEGKSVMLAAGDTFRAAAVEQLQVWGQRNNIPVIAQHTGADSASVIYDAIEAARSRGADVLIADTAGRLQNKSNLMEELKKVVRVMKKLDEEAPHEIMLTLDAGTGQNALSQAKLFSEAVGLTGITLTKLDGTAKGGVIFAVADKFQIPIRYIGVGEGIDDLRPFVANDFIEALFSRDE, encoded by the coding sequence ATGGCAAAAGGTTTGTTTTCCTGGCTGGGTTTCGGCCGCAAGAAAGAAGAGGCTGAGGCTGTCCAACCACAGACACCCCAAGCCACCCCCGTTACCGTTGAGCCCGAGGTCGCTGCTACCCCTGCTCCTGTTTCCGATAGTACGCCGGCTGTGGCCCCCGAAGTGCCTGCCAGCGCAAAGAATACTGTTTTGCAAGATGATTGCTGCTTGCCGACCGAGCTGGACGACCAGGGCCCGCTGGTGGTGGAGGAGTGCGCCTCCGATCTGGAGCCGGTGATCGTCAACGAAGCGCTGCTCGCCGAAGAGGAACGTGCAGCCGCAGAGGCGCAAGCTGCCGAAGCCGCTCGTATTGCGGCAGAAGCGCAAGCTGCCGAAATTGCCCGCATTGCCGCAGAAGCTCAGGCTGCGGAAGAGGCTCGTATTGCTGCCGAAGCTCGCGCCGCAGAAGAGGCCCGTCTTGCAGCCGAAGCCCGCGCTGCGGAAGAGGCTCGCATCGCTGCCGAAGCCCGCGCCGTAGAAGAAGCGCGTATTGCCGCTGAAGCTCAGGCTGCAGAAGAGGCTCGCATTGCTGCCGAAGCCCGCGCTGCGCAAGAGGCCCGTATCGCCGCCGAAGCCCGTGTTGCGGAAGAGGCTCGTATTGCCGCTGAAGCCCGTGCTGCGCAAGAGGCTCGTATTGCCGCTGAAGCTCAAGCTGCGGAAGAAGCCCGTATCGCCAAAGAGGCCCAGCGAGCGGAAGATCTGCGTCTGGTCGCCGCGATGGAGGCTGAGGCTGCTGCACTGGCGGCTCTGCCGCTGGCTGCCAAGGTGGACGACGACACCCAGGACAAGCCGCAGCGGGAGGGCTTCTTTGCTCGCCTCAAGCGCAGTCTGGTGCGCACCAAGGAGAATATCGGCTCCGGTTTCTTCGGCCTGTTCCGTGGCAAGAAGATCGATGATGAGTTGTTTGAAGAGCTGGAAACCCAGCTGCTGACCGCCGATCTCGGCGTGGATACTACCAGTCGCATCATCGAGGGACTGGTACAGCACGCGGATCGCAAGCAGTTGAAGGATGCCGAGGCGCTCTACGGTTTGCTCAAGCAGGACATGGGTGAGATGCTGGCCAAGGTCGAGCAGCCGCTGGTGATCGACACCAGCAAGAAGCCTTACGTGATCCTGATGGTCGGCGTGAACGGTGTCGGCAAGACCACCACCATCGGCAAGCTGGCCAAGCAGTTCCAGGCCGAAGGCAAGAGCGTGATGCTGGCGGCGGGTGACACCTTCCGTGCCGCTGCGGTCGAGCAGTTGCAGGTTTGGGGTCAGCGCAACAATATTCCGGTGATCGCCCAGCATACCGGTGCCGACTCCGCTTCCGTGATTTATGACGCCATCGAGGCTGCCCGCTCCCGCGGCGCCGATGTGTTGATTGCCGACACCGCCGGTCGCCTGCAAAACAAGAGCAACCTGATGGAAGAGCTCAAGAAAGTGGTGCGGGTGATGAAGAAGCTGGATGAAGAGGCCCCCCACGAGATCATGCTGACTCTGGACGCTGGCACCGGCCAGAATGCGTTGAGCCAGGCCAAGCTGTTCAGCGAGGCGGTGGGTTTGACCGGCATCACCCTCACCAAGCTGGATGGCACTGCCAAGGGCGGCGTTATCTTCGCGGTGGCCGACAAGTTCCAGATCCCGATCCGCTATATCGGGGTGGGCGAGGGGATCGACGATCTGCGTCCCTTCGTTGCCAACGACTTCATCGAGGCGCTCTTTAGCCGCGATGAATAA
- a CDS encoding DUF1145 domain-containing protein produces MKRVFNLLAMGLVLFFWFGVLLSLITPLPGRLNGFLPVCGVIVALFHWLQASMIKAACKRYFAVTKTEFVTVLIFGVFGMADIRRRLQEIVNAAQRGNLSGKP; encoded by the coding sequence ATGAAGCGGGTCTTTAATCTGTTGGCGATGGGGCTGGTACTGTTCTTCTGGTTTGGCGTGCTGCTGAGCCTGATTACTCCGCTGCCCGGCAGACTCAACGGCTTTCTGCCAGTCTGCGGCGTGATTGTCGCCCTATTCCACTGGCTACAGGCCAGCATGATAAAGGCAGCTTGCAAACGCTACTTCGCAGTCACCAAAACCGAGTTTGTCACTGTGCTGATATTTGGCGTGTTTGGCATGGCTGACATTCGTCGGCGCCTGCAAGAGATCGTCAACGCCGCCCAGCGTGGCAATCTCTCCGGCAAACCATAA
- the ftsX gene encoding permease-like cell division protein FtsX, with translation MAIVRHKQPPLRRLMMYGVDHVRQAFASLGELWRNPLASLMTLAVLGVSLALPSCFHVLLKNAEVVEGSWQTSSQISLYLRKDLPEQSILDLQHRILLYPEVDSVTYLSRDDALREFREISGFGDALDYLDSNPLPPVLSVIPDPRWQNPEGAAELLGKLNNEDGVEQGKLDLQWLTRLQGIMNLLRHTITGIAVLLLSAVLLIVGNTLRLNILNQRSEIEVLKLVGATDSFIHRPFLYTGIWFGVIGGMLAWWLTEVMVIWSEGVVKELAGLYNSNFRLVGMGAVDGINLILLGALLGLIASWFSVYRHIRDIEPS, from the coding sequence ATGGCTATCGTTCGTCACAAACAACCGCCGCTGCGCCGTCTGATGATGTATGGGGTTGACCATGTGCGGCAGGCGTTTGCCAGTCTCGGGGAGCTGTGGCGCAATCCGCTCGCCTCCCTGATGACGCTGGCGGTACTCGGCGTCAGTCTGGCGCTGCCCTCCTGTTTCCACGTGCTGCTGAAAAACGCCGAGGTGGTGGAGGGGAGCTGGCAAACCAGCTCCCAGATCTCCCTCTATCTGCGCAAGGATCTGCCGGAGCAGAGCATTCTCGATCTGCAGCACCGCATCCTGCTCTATCCCGAGGTGGACTCTGTCACCTACCTGAGCCGTGACGATGCGTTGCGGGAGTTTCGCGAGATCTCCGGCTTCGGCGATGCGCTCGATTATCTGGACAGCAACCCGCTGCCGCCGGTGCTGAGCGTCATCCCGGATCCGCGCTGGCAGAACCCGGAAGGGGCCGCCGAGTTGCTCGGCAAGCTCAACAATGAGGATGGGGTCGAACAGGGCAAGCTGGATCTGCAGTGGCTGACCCGATTGCAGGGGATCATGAACCTGCTGCGCCACACCATTACCGGTATCGCGGTGCTGCTGCTCTCGGCTGTGTTGCTGATCGTCGGCAATACCCTGCGTCTCAACATCCTTAACCAGCGTTCCGAGATCGAAGTGCTCAAGCTGGTGGGGGCGACCGACTCCTTTATTCATCGCCCTTTCCTCTATACCGGTATCTGGTTCGGGGTGATCGGCGGTATGTTGGCCTGGTGGCTGACCGAAGTGATGGTGATCTGGAGCGAAGGGGTGGTGAAGGAGCTGGCGGGCTTGTATAACAGTAACTTCCGGCTGGTCGGCATGGGGGCGGTAGACGGGATCAACCTGATCTTGCTGGGGGCCCTGCTGGGGCTGATTGCCTCCTGGTTTTCGGTCTATCGCCACATTCGTGACATCGAACCATCTTGA
- the hutC gene encoding histidine utilization repressor, translated as MAPALYLQIKQHILDGIRERHYQAGDRIPTEAALCEQFTVSRMTVNRALRELVAEGWLVRTAGSGSFVADRRTESPLLAIRNIADEIAERGSEYSARVIRLQRLAADEKVAVQLGLRVGAPIFHSLIVHQADGEPLQLEERFVDAGRLPGYGEQDFTLQTPNRYLMDVCPLSEMEHVVEAVLPSAGEAGLLQIRVDSPCLLLHRRTWSEGHLVSYARLLSPGSRYKLSSKTHLE; from the coding sequence GTGGCGCCAGCTCTCTATCTGCAGATCAAACAGCACATTCTGGACGGGATCCGCGAACGCCACTATCAGGCGGGGGACAGGATCCCGACCGAAGCGGCACTGTGTGAGCAGTTCACTGTGAGCCGGATGACGGTCAATCGGGCGCTGCGGGAACTGGTGGCGGAAGGGTGGCTGGTGCGTACCGCCGGTTCCGGCAGCTTCGTGGCGGACCGGCGTACCGAGTCGCCGCTGCTGGCTATTCGCAATATTGCCGACGAGATTGCCGAGCGGGGCAGCGAATACAGTGCCCGGGTGATCCGGCTGCAGCGACTGGCCGCCGACGAGAAGGTGGCGGTACAGCTGGGGCTGCGGGTCGGTGCCCCCATCTTTCACAGCCTGATCGTCCATCAGGCCGATGGGGAGCCGTTGCAGTTGGAGGAGCGCTTCGTCGATGCCGGGCGCCTGCCGGGCTATGGCGAGCAGGATTTCACCCTGCAAACTCCCAACCGCTATCTGATGGATGTCTGCCCTCTCTCCGAGATGGAGCACGTGGTGGAAGCCGTGCTGCCCAGCGCCGGTGAGGCAGGATTGTTGCAGATCCGCGTAGATTCCCCCTGCCTGTTGTTGCACCGGCGTACCTGGTCGGAGGGGCATCTGGTCTCCTACGCCCGTTTGCTCTCTCCCGGTTCTCGCTACAAGCTCAGCTCCAAGACTCACTTGGAATAA
- a CDS encoding urocanate hydratase gives MSVQQQDPRHDPNRVIRAPRGTELTAKSWLTEAPLRMLMNNLDPEVAEHPQSLVVYGGIGRAARNWACFDKIVEVLTRLEEDETLLVQSGKPVGVFQTHKDAPRVLIANSNLVPHWANWEHFNELDKKGLMMYGQMTAGSWIYIGTQGIVQGTYETFFAVANQHFNGSPAGRWILTGGLGGMGGAQPLAATMAGFSMIAVECDETRIDFRLKTRYVDKKAHSLDEALAMIEEAKQSGTAISVGLLGNAADVFAELVARGITPDVVTDQTSAHDPVHGYLPQGWSVTQWRELQQSAPQEVNLAARRSMARQVEAMLTLQARGAATLDYGNNIRQMALEEGVKNAFDFPGFVPAYIRPLFCEGIGPFRWVALSGDPEDIYKTDQKVKELIPDDPHLHNWLDMARERIAFQGLPARICWVGVKDRVRLGLAFNEMVKNGELKAPIVIGRDHLDSGSVASPNRETESMMDGSDAVSDWPLLNALLNTAGGATWVSLHHGGGVGMGFSQHSGVVIVCDGSDDAARRVGRVLRNDPATGVMRHADAGYEIAINCAHEAKLDLPMIDGANGVKGKV, from the coding sequence ATGTCTGTGCAACAGCAGGATCCCCGTCATGATCCTAACCGCGTGATCCGTGCCCCGCGCGGTACCGAGCTGACCGCCAAGAGCTGGCTCACCGAGGCGCCGCTGCGGATGCTGATGAACAACCTGGATCCCGAGGTGGCTGAGCATCCCCAGTCGCTGGTGGTCTATGGCGGGATTGGCCGTGCCGCCCGCAACTGGGCCTGCTTCGACAAGATCGTCGAGGTGCTGACCCGGCTCGAGGAAGACGAGACCCTGCTGGTGCAATCCGGCAAGCCGGTCGGGGTGTTCCAGACCCACAAGGATGCACCGCGAGTGCTGATCGCCAACTCCAATCTGGTGCCCCACTGGGCCAACTGGGAGCACTTCAACGAGCTCGATAAGAAGGGCCTGATGATGTACGGCCAGATGACGGCGGGCTCCTGGATCTACATTGGCACCCAGGGGATAGTGCAGGGCACCTACGAAACCTTCTTCGCGGTGGCCAACCAGCACTTCAACGGCTCGCCTGCGGGCCGCTGGATCCTCACCGGTGGGCTCGGTGGCATGGGGGGTGCCCAGCCGCTGGCCGCCACCATGGCCGGCTTCTCGATGATCGCCGTCGAGTGCGACGAGACCCGCATCGATTTTCGCCTCAAGACCCGCTATGTGGACAAGAAGGCCCACAGCCTGGATGAGGCGCTGGCCATGATCGAAGAGGCCAAGCAGAGCGGCACCGCCATCTCAGTCGGCCTGCTCGGCAACGCCGCCGATGTGTTCGCCGAGCTAGTGGCCCGTGGCATCACCCCGGACGTGGTCACCGACCAGACCTCCGCCCACGACCCGGTGCACGGCTACCTGCCGCAGGGGTGGAGCGTGACCCAGTGGCGCGAGCTGCAACAAAGCGCCCCGCAGGAGGTGAATCTGGCCGCCCGCCGCTCCATGGCCCGTCAGGTGGAGGCGATGCTGACCCTGCAAGCCCGTGGCGCCGCCACCCTGGATTACGGCAACAACATCCGTCAGATGGCGCTGGAGGAGGGGGTGAAAAACGCCTTCGACTTCCCCGGCTTCGTCCCGGCCTACATTCGCCCGCTGTTCTGCGAGGGAATTGGCCCGTTCCGCTGGGTAGCACTCTCCGGCGATCCGGAAGATATCTACAAGACCGATCAGAAGGTGAAAGAGCTGATCCCCGACGATCCTCACCTGCACAACTGGCTCGACATGGCCCGCGAGCGCATCGCGTTTCAGGGGCTGCCGGCTCGGATCTGCTGGGTCGGGGTCAAGGATCGGGTACGGCTCGGTCTGGCCTTCAACGAGATGGTGAAAAACGGTGAGCTGAAAGCGCCCATCGTGATTGGCCGCGACCATCTGGATTCCGGTTCGGTGGCGAGCCCGAACCGCGAGACCGAGTCGATGATGGATGGCTCCGATGCCGTCTCCGACTGGCCGCTGCTCAACGCCCTGCTCAACACCGCCGGCGGCGCGACCTGGGTCTCCCTGCACCACGGCGGCGGGGTCGGCATGGGCTTCTCCCAGCACTCTGGCGTGGTGATCGTCTGTGACGGCTCTGATGATGCGGCCCGCCGCGTCGGTCGGGTACTTCGCAACGATCCGGCCACTGGCGTGATGCGTCACGCCGATGCTGGCTACGAGATTGCCATCAACTGCGCCCACGAGGCGAAACTGGATCTGCCGATGATTGACGGCGCCAACGGTGTCAAAGGAAAGGTGTAA
- the ftsE gene encoding cell division ATP-binding protein FtsE, with translation MIRFDKVSKVYSGGHQALQKVSFHLRKGEMAFLTGHSGAGKSTLLKLISVMERPTDGRVFFHGDDVSHIQRSQIPYVRRQIGMIFQDHRLLMDRTVFDNVALPLVIDGYSHADINKRVAAALDKVGLLGKERYQPRMLSGGEQQRVGIARAIVNKPPLLLADEPTGNLDPQLSMDIMRLFQEFNNFGVSVLIATHDLGLIARMRYRTLTLKAGRMYSAGEEL, from the coding sequence ATGATTCGTTTTGACAAGGTCAGCAAGGTATATAGCGGCGGCCATCAGGCGCTGCAAAAGGTCAGCTTTCACCTGCGCAAGGGGGAGATGGCCTTTTTGACCGGGCACTCGGGGGCGGGCAAGAGTACCCTCCTCAAACTGATCAGCGTGATGGAGCGCCCGACCGATGGTCGCGTCTTCTTTCATGGCGACGATGTCAGTCATATCCAGCGCAGCCAGATCCCCTATGTTCGCCGCCAGATCGGGATGATTTTTCAGGATCACCGGCTGTTGATGGACCGTACCGTGTTCGACAATGTCGCGTTGCCGCTGGTGATCGACGGCTACAGCCATGCGGACATCAACAAGCGGGTGGCGGCGGCACTCGACAAGGTGGGGTTGCTCGGCAAGGAGCGCTACCAGCCGCGTATGCTCTCCGGTGGTGAACAGCAGCGGGTCGGCATCGCCCGCGCCATCGTCAACAAGCCGCCGCTGCTGCTGGCGGATGAGCCGACTGGTAACCTGGATCCTCAGCTATCCATGGATATCATGCGGCTATTTCAGGAGTTCAACAATTTTGGGGTCTCGGTGCTGATTGCCACCCACGATCTGGGGCTGATCGCCCGCATGCGCTATCGCACCCTGACCCTCAAGGCGGGTCGCATGTATTCGGCCGGGGAGGAGCTCTGA
- the hutI gene encoding imidazolonepropionase, producing the protein MNKELLNCERVWLNVTPATLNDELADYGLLPLHAIGVKNGKIHALVPMAELKGPHPAHWQDMQGKLVTPGLIDCHTHLIFAGSRAEEFELRQQGVPYTEIARRGGGIISTVRATRAASEDQLFELALPRVKSLIREGVTTVEIKSGYGLTLADELKMLRVARRLGEALPIRVKTTLLAAHAVPPEYRDDPDSWVETICQEIIPAAAKAGLADAVDVFCEHIGFSLAQTEQVYLAADQYGLPVKGHMDQLSNLGGSTLAAHFGALSVDHLEYLDPEGILALAHRGVVATLLPTAFYFLKETKLPPVAALRKAGVAMAVSSDINPGTAPIVSLRMAMNMACTLFGLTPLEAMVGVTRHAAKALGEQAHLGQLRVGMAADFLIWHCAHPAEISYMVGVDQLAGRIFNGEETLHG; encoded by the coding sequence ATGAACAAGGAACTGTTGAACTGCGAGCGGGTCTGGCTCAACGTGACACCCGCCACCCTGAATGATGAGCTGGCCGACTACGGCCTGTTGCCGCTCCACGCTATCGGCGTGAAGAACGGCAAGATCCATGCGCTGGTGCCGATGGCTGAGCTGAAGGGGCCGCATCCCGCCCACTGGCAGGATATGCAGGGCAAGCTGGTCACCCCCGGCCTTATCGATTGCCACACCCATCTCATCTTCGCCGGCAGTCGCGCCGAGGAGTTCGAGCTGCGTCAGCAGGGAGTGCCCTATACCGAGATCGCCCGTCGGGGCGGTGGCATTATCAGCACGGTGCGCGCCACCCGCGCCGCCAGCGAGGATCAGCTGTTTGAGCTGGCGCTGCCAAGGGTGAAATCCCTGATCCGCGAAGGGGTCACCACGGTGGAGATCAAGTCTGGCTATGGCCTGACGCTGGCGGACGAGCTCAAGATGCTGCGGGTGGCCCGCCGACTGGGAGAGGCGTTGCCGATCCGGGTCAAAACCACTCTGTTGGCGGCCCATGCGGTGCCGCCGGAGTATCGCGATGATCCCGACAGCTGGGTCGAGACCATCTGTCAGGAGATCATCCCGGCCGCCGCCAAAGCAGGGCTGGCCGATGCGGTGGACGTTTTCTGCGAGCATATCGGTTTTTCGCTGGCCCAGACCGAGCAGGTCTATCTGGCGGCGGATCAGTACGGCCTGCCGGTGAAGGGGCACATGGATCAGCTATCCAATCTCGGTGGCAGCACCCTCGCCGCCCACTTTGGCGCCCTCTCGGTGGATCATCTGGAGTATCTGGATCCGGAAGGGATCCTGGCGCTGGCCCACCGTGGCGTGGTCGCCACCCTGCTACCCACTGCCTTCTACTTCCTCAAAGAGACCAAGTTGCCCCCAGTTGCAGCCCTGCGCAAGGCGGGGGTGGCGATGGCTGTCTCCTCCGACATCAACCCGGGTACGGCGCCCATCGTCTCGCTGCGGATGGCAATGAACATGGCCTGCACCCTGTTTGGCCTGACGCCGCTGGAGGCGATGGTTGGGGTGACCCGCCACGCCGCCAAAGCGCTTGGCGAGCAGGCGCACCTTGGCCAGCTCAGGGTGGGGATGGCGGCCGATTTCCTGATCTGGCACTGCGCCCATCCCGCTGAAATTAGCTACATGGTCGGCGTTGATCAGCTGGCAGGCCGCATCTTCAACGGCGAGGAGACGCTCCATGGATAA
- the hutG gene encoding formimidoylglutamase has product MDKFNPVDMSLWQGRQDPEDGELALRWHDKVLPWQEEQPWAAGAQEAAGVVLLGFACDEGVRRNKGRVGAAGAPQAVRKLLANTAWHLNRPVYDGGDVSCPDGDLDAAHGRLAERVAAALALGHFPLVLGGGHEVAFGSWSGLNLHLAGQGRVGIINFDAHFDLRMKLELASSGTPFFQIAEQCAAQGTPFHYACLGVAETANTQALFARAKALGVWHVLDEAMTQTELPALLSGLDAFIAHCDHLYLTIDLDVLPAAVMPGVSAPAARGVELAVIEPLIAHIRASDKLRLADLAEYNPMLDQDNRSARVAARLVHLLIR; this is encoded by the coding sequence ATGGATAAGTTCAACCCAGTCGACATGTCGCTTTGGCAGGGACGGCAGGATCCGGAAGATGGTGAACTGGCACTGCGCTGGCACGACAAAGTTCTGCCTTGGCAAGAGGAGCAGCCCTGGGCCGCCGGGGCACAAGAGGCTGCCGGGGTGGTATTGCTAGGTTTTGCCTGTGATGAAGGGGTACGCCGCAACAAGGGGCGTGTCGGCGCCGCCGGTGCGCCGCAAGCGGTGCGCAAGCTGCTGGCCAACACCGCCTGGCACCTGAATCGCCCCGTCTACGATGGCGGGGATGTGAGCTGCCCCGATGGCGATCTCGACGCCGCCCACGGCCGTCTGGCCGAGCGGGTCGCCGCGGCGCTCGCTCTGGGCCACTTCCCGCTGGTGCTGGGGGGCGGCCACGAGGTGGCCTTCGGCAGCTGGAGCGGCCTTAACCTGCATCTGGCGGGTCAGGGGCGGGTCGGGATTATCAATTTCGATGCCCACTTCGACCTGCGGATGAAGCTGGAACTGGCGAGCTCCGGCACCCCCTTCTTCCAGATCGCCGAGCAGTGTGCCGCTCAGGGTACGCCATTTCACTACGCCTGCCTCGGGGTGGCCGAGACCGCCAATACCCAAGCCCTGTTTGCCCGTGCCAAGGCGCTGGGAGTCTGGCATGTGCTGGACGAGGCGATGACTCAGACCGAGTTGCCCGCCTTGCTAAGCGGGCTGGACGCCTTTATCGCCCACTGCGATCACCTCTATCTCACCATCGATCTCGACGTGCTGCCGGCGGCCGTGATGCCGGGGGTAAGCGCGCCCGCCGCCCGCGGCGTGGAGCTGGCGGTCATCGAACCGCTGATCGCCCATATCCGGGCCAGCGACAAGCTCAGGCTTGCCGATCTGGCCGAGTACAACCCGATGCTGGATCAGGACAACCGCAGTGCCCGCGTGGCCGCGCGGCTGGTTCATCTGTTGATCCGTTAA